From a region of the Arvicanthis niloticus isolate mArvNil1 chromosome 6, mArvNil1.pat.X, whole genome shotgun sequence genome:
- the Znf213 gene encoding zinc finger protein 213 encodes MASLQELQDPAPGEEEGLMVVKVEDCSWEQEPAQPLDSRDSEACRQRFRQFCYRDAGGPHEAFSQLWELCCRWLRPELHSKEQILELLVLEQFLAVLPGEVQAQVQRQHLGSGEEAVALVEDIQNQSLKAWPQDELSDVEPKVAVQGLQATGSPQKQLCAPQEHHGHAKLPVLKERRTGEMLGVCFASAVDLPGRPELGHSSPFQNSVALGDIPFYFSREEWSSLDPAQRDLFWDMKRENSRNAALGLRPKSQKPPAEEAVTALLGQTEVPMSWNTEEAETEVWDSGNPRRTALDQLVVARRGRSPPHRRQFRNLVTEKPHSCAQCGKRFRWGSDLARHQRTHTGEKPHKCPDCDKSFRSSSDLVRHQGVHTGEKPFSCSECGKSFSRSAYLADHQRIHTGEKPFSCSECGKSFSLRSYLLDHRRVHTGERPFGCGECDKSFKQRAHLIAHQSLHAKMTQPVG; translated from the exons ATGGCATCCCTCCAGGAGCTCCAAGACCCTGCccctggggaggaggaagggcttATGGTTGTGAAGGTGGAAGACTGCTCCTGGGAGCAGGAGCCTGCTCAGCCACTGGACAGCAGGGATTCGGAAGCCTGCCGCCAGCGGTTCCGGCAGTTCTGCTACAGGGATGCGGGTGGACCACACGAAGCCTTCAGCCAGCTGTGGGAGCTCTGTTGCCGCTGGCTGAGGCCTGAGCTGCACAGCAAAGAGCAGATCCTGGAGCTGCTGGTGCTGGAGCAGTTCCTGGCTGTGCTCCCAGGGGAGGTCCAAGCCCAGGTGCAGAGACAGCACCTTGGGAGTGGAGAGGAAGCTGTCGCTTTGGTGGAGGACATACAGAATCAGTCACTGAAAGCCTGGCCACAG GATGAGCTCTCAGATGTGGAGCCTAAGGTGGCAGTCCAGGGACTCCAAGCCACAGGGTCTCCCCAGAAGCAGCTATGTGCACCCCAAGAGCACCATGGCCATG CCAAGCTCCCTGTTCTTAAAGAACGACGGACAGGAGAGATGTTAGGAGTCTGCTTTGCCTCTGCAGTTGAT CTTCCTGGGAGACCTGAGCTGGGTCATAGCTCCCCATTCCAAAATTCTGTGGCACTGGGAGACatccctttttatttttcccGAGAAGAATGGAGCTCCCTGGACCCTGCTCAGAGGGACCTTTTCTGGGACATGAAGAGAGAGAACTCCCGGAATGCTGCCCTCG GTTTGAGACCCAAAAGCCAAAAGCCCCCTGCAGAGGAGGCCGTGACAGCATTGTTGGGACAGACCGAAGTGCCTATGTCCTGGAATACCGAGGAGGCTGAAACTGAGGTCTGGGACAGTGGAAACCCAAGGAGGACAGCCCTGGACCAGCTGGTGGTAGCGCGCCGGGGGCGGTCGCCCCCTCACAGGCGCCAGTTTCGGAACTTAGTTACTGAGAAGCCCCACAGTTGTGCGCAGTGCGGGAAGCGCTTCCGCTGGGGTTCAGACTTAGCCAGGCACCAGCGCACACACACGGGTGAGAAGCCACACAAGTGCCCTGACTGCGACAAGAGCTTCCGCAGCTCTTCTGACCTGGTGCGCCACCAGGGCGTGCACACGGGCGAGAAGCCCTTCTCCTGTTCTGAATGTGGCAAAAGCTTCAGCCGCAGCGCCTACCTGGCTGACCACCAGCGCATCCACACAGGCGAGAAGCCCTTCAGCTGCAGCGAATGCGGCAAGAGCTTCTCACTGCGATCCTACTTGCTAGACCACAGGCGTGTGCACACAGGCGAGCGGCCGTTCGGCTGTGGTGAGTGTGACAAGAGTTTCAAGCAGCGTGCACACCTCATTGCACACCAGAGCCTGCACGCCAAGATGACTCAACCGGTGGGGTGA
- the LOC117710368 gene encoding caspase-14-like isoform X2: MAFLVSGTLQAAAQLVDAWDSLGRKGKYNVQGSRTALILCSPGVSATAVAAMDGVFQALGFENCEKREVPVQLWGASPPAAWEPEAFLLHLGKICRQHPHWSLLQLLTELFCRVAEEIAGNIICPVFRTSLRGILYLGHEPWRPEVTSREGVLCLQMQSDPGPGTQYDLSGTRAALLLAVIQDRLGARHGVVALRDLCQALGFKITLRTNPSAQAFWEELAQFRETLNTHKGLVSCALVALMAHGGPQGQLLGADGEEVQLEVLVQELSCCQALHGHPKIFLLQACRGGNRDSGVGPRALPWHWRWLRAPPAMPTQVDVLQIQADAPGTPGQADILTVYAAAEGCVAYRDEKGSDFVQTLVEVIRANPGGDLLELLTEVNRPVCELDVLGPDSDELRKACLEIRSSLRRRLCL, encoded by the exons ATGGCCTTCCTGGTGTCTGGGACGCTACAGGCCGCTGCACAGCTGGTAGATGCTTGGGACAGCTTGGGGAGAAAG GGAAAATACAATGTGCagggttcaaggacagccttgatACTCTGCAGCCCTGGGGTGTCTGCCACAGCAGTTGCTGCCATGGATGGTGTGTTCCAGGCTCTGGGCTTTGAAAACTGTGAGAAGAGGGAGGTCCCAGTCCAG CTATGGGGTGCTTCTCCTCCAGCTGCCTGGGAGCCTGAAGCTTTCCTTCTGCATCTGGGGAAAATCTGCCGTCAACATCCTCACTGGTCACTACTGCAGCTACTGACAGAG CTCTTTTGCAGAGTGGCTGAAGAGATTGCTGGAAACATCATCTGCCCAGTCTTTAGGACCTCCCTTCGGGGTATTCTGTATTTAGGACATGagccatggagaccagaggtgacGAGCAGAGAGGGAGTCCTGTGTCTGCAGATGCAG TCAGACCCTGGACCAGGCACACAGTATGACCTGTCTGGGACCAGGGCTGCCCTCCTACTGGCTGTGATTCAAGACCGGCTAGGAGCACGGCATGGTGTGGTAGCATTGAGGGACCTTTGCCAGGCCTTGGGCTTCAAGATCACCCTGAGGACAAACCCTTCAGCTCAG GCCTTCTGGGAGGAACTGGCTCAGTTTCGGGAAACACTAAATACTCACAAGGGTCTTGTGAGCTGTGCCTTGGTGGCCCTGATGGCCCATGGGGGACCACAGGGGCAGCTGCTGGGGGCTGATGGTGAAGAAGTACAGCTAGAAGTGCTGGTACAGGAGCTGAGCTGCTGCCAGGCACTGCATGGCCACCCCAAGATCTTCCTGCTCCAGGCCTGCCGTGGGG GGAACAGGGACTCTGGTGTGGGGCCAAGAGCTCTCCCATGGCACTGGCGTTGGCTGAGAGCACCCCCAGCCATGCCAACCCAGGTAGATGTTCTTCAGATCCAAGCTGATGCCCCAG GAACCCCAGGTCAAGCAGACATCCTTACTGTCTATGCAGCTGCCGAGG GCTGTGTGGCTTATCGGGATGAAAAGGGCTCAGATTTTGTCCAGACGCTGGTGGAGGTCATCAGAGCCAACCCTGGAGGAGATCTCCTTGAGCTGCTGACTGAG GTCAACAGGCCGGTGTGTGAGCTGGACGTCCTGGGGCCAGACAGCGATGAGCTGCGCAAAGCCTGCCTGGAGATCCGCAGTTCGCTCAGGCGCCGGCTCTGTTTATAG
- the LOC117710368 gene encoding uncharacterized protein LOC117710368 isoform X5: MAFLVSGTLQAAAQLVDAWDSLGRKGKYNVQGSRTALILCSPGVSATAVAAMDGVFQALGFENCEKREVPVQLWGASPPAAWEPEAFLLHLGKICRQHPHWSLLQLLTELFCRVAEEIAGNIICPVFRTSLRGILYLGHEPWRPEVTSREGVLCLQMQSDPGPGTQYDLSGTRAALLLAVIQDRLGARHGVVALRDLCQALGFKITLRTNPSAQAFWEELAQFRETLNTHKGLVSCALVALMAHGGPQGQLLGADGEEVQLEVLVQELSCCQALHGHPKIFLLQACRGGNRDSGVGPRALPWHWRWLRAPPAMPTQVDVLQIQADAPALHTSHCLVLPLNQRRQDTG; the protein is encoded by the exons ATGGCCTTCCTGGTGTCTGGGACGCTACAGGCCGCTGCACAGCTGGTAGATGCTTGGGACAGCTTGGGGAGAAAG GGAAAATACAATGTGCagggttcaaggacagccttgatACTCTGCAGCCCTGGGGTGTCTGCCACAGCAGTTGCTGCCATGGATGGTGTGTTCCAGGCTCTGGGCTTTGAAAACTGTGAGAAGAGGGAGGTCCCAGTCCAG CTATGGGGTGCTTCTCCTCCAGCTGCCTGGGAGCCTGAAGCTTTCCTTCTGCATCTGGGGAAAATCTGCCGTCAACATCCTCACTGGTCACTACTGCAGCTACTGACAGAG CTCTTTTGCAGAGTGGCTGAAGAGATTGCTGGAAACATCATCTGCCCAGTCTTTAGGACCTCCCTTCGGGGTATTCTGTATTTAGGACATGagccatggagaccagaggtgacGAGCAGAGAGGGAGTCCTGTGTCTGCAGATGCAG TCAGACCCTGGACCAGGCACACAGTATGACCTGTCTGGGACCAGGGCTGCCCTCCTACTGGCTGTGATTCAAGACCGGCTAGGAGCACGGCATGGTGTGGTAGCATTGAGGGACCTTTGCCAGGCCTTGGGCTTCAAGATCACCCTGAGGACAAACCCTTCAGCTCAG GCCTTCTGGGAGGAACTGGCTCAGTTTCGGGAAACACTAAATACTCACAAGGGTCTTGTGAGCTGTGCCTTGGTGGCCCTGATGGCCCATGGGGGACCACAGGGGCAGCTGCTGGGGGCTGATGGTGAAGAAGTACAGCTAGAAGTGCTGGTACAGGAGCTGAGCTGCTGCCAGGCACTGCATGGCCACCCCAAGATCTTCCTGCTCCAGGCCTGCCGTGGGG GGAACAGGGACTCTGGTGTGGGGCCAAGAGCTCTCCCATGGCACTGGCGTTGGCTGAGAGCACCCCCAGCCATGCCAACCCAGGTAGATGTTCTTCAGATCCAAGCTGATGCCCCAG CCCTccacacttcccactgtctggTGCTACCCTTGAACCAGAGAAGACAAGACACTGGGTGA
- the LOC117710368 gene encoding caspase-14-like isoform X1 has translation MAFLVSGTLQAAAQLVDAWDSLGRKGKYNVQGSRTALILCSPGVSATAVAAMDGVFQALGFENCEKREVPVQLWGASPPAAWEPEAFLLHLGKICRQHPHWSLLQLLTELFCRVAEEIAGNIICPVFRTSLRGILYLGHEPWRPEVTSREGVLCLQMQSDPGPGTQYDLSGTRAALLLAVIQDRLGARHGVVALRDLCQALGFKITLRTNPSAQAFWEELAQFRETLNTHKGLVSCALVALMAHGGPQGQLLGADGEEVQLEVLVQELSCCQALHGHPKIFLLQACRGGNRDSGVGPRALPWHWRWLRAPPAMPTQVDVLQIQADAPGSLISSPGTPGQADILTVYAAAEGCVAYRDEKGSDFVQTLVEVIRANPGGDLLELLTEVNRPVCELDVLGPDSDELRKACLEIRSSLRRRLCL, from the exons ATGGCCTTCCTGGTGTCTGGGACGCTACAGGCCGCTGCACAGCTGGTAGATGCTTGGGACAGCTTGGGGAGAAAG GGAAAATACAATGTGCagggttcaaggacagccttgatACTCTGCAGCCCTGGGGTGTCTGCCACAGCAGTTGCTGCCATGGATGGTGTGTTCCAGGCTCTGGGCTTTGAAAACTGTGAGAAGAGGGAGGTCCCAGTCCAG CTATGGGGTGCTTCTCCTCCAGCTGCCTGGGAGCCTGAAGCTTTCCTTCTGCATCTGGGGAAAATCTGCCGTCAACATCCTCACTGGTCACTACTGCAGCTACTGACAGAG CTCTTTTGCAGAGTGGCTGAAGAGATTGCTGGAAACATCATCTGCCCAGTCTTTAGGACCTCCCTTCGGGGTATTCTGTATTTAGGACATGagccatggagaccagaggtgacGAGCAGAGAGGGAGTCCTGTGTCTGCAGATGCAG TCAGACCCTGGACCAGGCACACAGTATGACCTGTCTGGGACCAGGGCTGCCCTCCTACTGGCTGTGATTCAAGACCGGCTAGGAGCACGGCATGGTGTGGTAGCATTGAGGGACCTTTGCCAGGCCTTGGGCTTCAAGATCACCCTGAGGACAAACCCTTCAGCTCAG GCCTTCTGGGAGGAACTGGCTCAGTTTCGGGAAACACTAAATACTCACAAGGGTCTTGTGAGCTGTGCCTTGGTGGCCCTGATGGCCCATGGGGGACCACAGGGGCAGCTGCTGGGGGCTGATGGTGAAGAAGTACAGCTAGAAGTGCTGGTACAGGAGCTGAGCTGCTGCCAGGCACTGCATGGCCACCCCAAGATCTTCCTGCTCCAGGCCTGCCGTGGGG GGAACAGGGACTCTGGTGTGGGGCCAAGAGCTCTCCCATGGCACTGGCGTTGGCTGAGAGCACCCCCAGCCATGCCAACCCAGGTAGATGTTCTTCAGATCCAAGCTGATGCCCCAG GCAGCCTTATCTCCTCTCCAGGAACCCCAGGTCAAGCAGACATCCTTACTGTCTATGCAGCTGCCGAGG GCTGTGTGGCTTATCGGGATGAAAAGGGCTCAGATTTTGTCCAGACGCTGGTGGAGGTCATCAGAGCCAACCCTGGAGGAGATCTCCTTGAGCTGCTGACTGAG GTCAACAGGCCGGTGTGTGAGCTGGACGTCCTGGGGCCAGACAGCGATGAGCTGCGCAAAGCCTGCCTGGAGATCCGCAGTTCGCTCAGGCGCCGGCTCTGTTTATAG
- the LOC117710368 gene encoding caspase-14-like isoform X3, whose protein sequence is MAFLVSGTLQAAAQLVDAWDSLGRKGKYNVQGSRTALILCSPGVSATAVAAMDGVFQALGFENCEKREVPVQLFCRVAEEIAGNIICPVFRTSLRGILYLGHEPWRPEVTSREGVLCLQMQSDPGPGTQYDLSGTRAALLLAVIQDRLGARHGVVALRDLCQALGFKITLRTNPSAQAFWEELAQFRETLNTHKGLVSCALVALMAHGGPQGQLLGADGEEVQLEVLVQELSCCQALHGHPKIFLLQACRGGNRDSGVGPRALPWHWRWLRAPPAMPTQVDVLQIQADAPGSLISSPGTPGQADILTVYAAAEGCVAYRDEKGSDFVQTLVEVIRANPGGDLLELLTEVNRPVCELDVLGPDSDELRKACLEIRSSLRRRLCL, encoded by the exons ATGGCCTTCCTGGTGTCTGGGACGCTACAGGCCGCTGCACAGCTGGTAGATGCTTGGGACAGCTTGGGGAGAAAG GGAAAATACAATGTGCagggttcaaggacagccttgatACTCTGCAGCCCTGGGGTGTCTGCCACAGCAGTTGCTGCCATGGATGGTGTGTTCCAGGCTCTGGGCTTTGAAAACTGTGAGAAGAGGGAGGTCCCAGTCCAG CTCTTTTGCAGAGTGGCTGAAGAGATTGCTGGAAACATCATCTGCCCAGTCTTTAGGACCTCCCTTCGGGGTATTCTGTATTTAGGACATGagccatggagaccagaggtgacGAGCAGAGAGGGAGTCCTGTGTCTGCAGATGCAG TCAGACCCTGGACCAGGCACACAGTATGACCTGTCTGGGACCAGGGCTGCCCTCCTACTGGCTGTGATTCAAGACCGGCTAGGAGCACGGCATGGTGTGGTAGCATTGAGGGACCTTTGCCAGGCCTTGGGCTTCAAGATCACCCTGAGGACAAACCCTTCAGCTCAG GCCTTCTGGGAGGAACTGGCTCAGTTTCGGGAAACACTAAATACTCACAAGGGTCTTGTGAGCTGTGCCTTGGTGGCCCTGATGGCCCATGGGGGACCACAGGGGCAGCTGCTGGGGGCTGATGGTGAAGAAGTACAGCTAGAAGTGCTGGTACAGGAGCTGAGCTGCTGCCAGGCACTGCATGGCCACCCCAAGATCTTCCTGCTCCAGGCCTGCCGTGGGG GGAACAGGGACTCTGGTGTGGGGCCAAGAGCTCTCCCATGGCACTGGCGTTGGCTGAGAGCACCCCCAGCCATGCCAACCCAGGTAGATGTTCTTCAGATCCAAGCTGATGCCCCAG GCAGCCTTATCTCCTCTCCAGGAACCCCAGGTCAAGCAGACATCCTTACTGTCTATGCAGCTGCCGAGG GCTGTGTGGCTTATCGGGATGAAAAGGGCTCAGATTTTGTCCAGACGCTGGTGGAGGTCATCAGAGCCAACCCTGGAGGAGATCTCCTTGAGCTGCTGACTGAG GTCAACAGGCCGGTGTGTGAGCTGGACGTCCTGGGGCCAGACAGCGATGAGCTGCGCAAAGCCTGCCTGGAGATCCGCAGTTCGCTCAGGCGCCGGCTCTGTTTATAG
- the LOC117710368 gene encoding caspase-14-like isoform X4, with translation MDGVFQALGFENCEKREVPVQLWGASPPAAWEPEAFLLHLGKICRQHPHWSLLQLLTELFCRVAEEIAGNIICPVFRTSLRGILYLGHEPWRPEVTSREGVLCLQMQSDPGPGTQYDLSGTRAALLLAVIQDRLGARHGVVALRDLCQALGFKITLRTNPSAQAFWEELAQFRETLNTHKGLVSCALVALMAHGGPQGQLLGADGEEVQLEVLVQELSCCQALHGHPKIFLLQACRGGNRDSGVGPRALPWHWRWLRAPPAMPTQVDVLQIQADAPGSLISSPGTPGQADILTVYAAAEGCVAYRDEKGSDFVQTLVEVIRANPGGDLLELLTEVNRPVCELDVLGPDSDELRKACLEIRSSLRRRLCL, from the exons ATGGATGGTGTGTTCCAGGCTCTGGGCTTTGAAAACTGTGAGAAGAGGGAGGTCCCAGTCCAG CTATGGGGTGCTTCTCCTCCAGCTGCCTGGGAGCCTGAAGCTTTCCTTCTGCATCTGGGGAAAATCTGCCGTCAACATCCTCACTGGTCACTACTGCAGCTACTGACAGAG CTCTTTTGCAGAGTGGCTGAAGAGATTGCTGGAAACATCATCTGCCCAGTCTTTAGGACCTCCCTTCGGGGTATTCTGTATTTAGGACATGagccatggagaccagaggtgacGAGCAGAGAGGGAGTCCTGTGTCTGCAGATGCAG TCAGACCCTGGACCAGGCACACAGTATGACCTGTCTGGGACCAGGGCTGCCCTCCTACTGGCTGTGATTCAAGACCGGCTAGGAGCACGGCATGGTGTGGTAGCATTGAGGGACCTTTGCCAGGCCTTGGGCTTCAAGATCACCCTGAGGACAAACCCTTCAGCTCAG GCCTTCTGGGAGGAACTGGCTCAGTTTCGGGAAACACTAAATACTCACAAGGGTCTTGTGAGCTGTGCCTTGGTGGCCCTGATGGCCCATGGGGGACCACAGGGGCAGCTGCTGGGGGCTGATGGTGAAGAAGTACAGCTAGAAGTGCTGGTACAGGAGCTGAGCTGCTGCCAGGCACTGCATGGCCACCCCAAGATCTTCCTGCTCCAGGCCTGCCGTGGGG GGAACAGGGACTCTGGTGTGGGGCCAAGAGCTCTCCCATGGCACTGGCGTTGGCTGAGAGCACCCCCAGCCATGCCAACCCAGGTAGATGTTCTTCAGATCCAAGCTGATGCCCCAG GCAGCCTTATCTCCTCTCCAGGAACCCCAGGTCAAGCAGACATCCTTACTGTCTATGCAGCTGCCGAGG GCTGTGTGGCTTATCGGGATGAAAAGGGCTCAGATTTTGTCCAGACGCTGGTGGAGGTCATCAGAGCCAACCCTGGAGGAGATCTCCTTGAGCTGCTGACTGAG GTCAACAGGCCGGTGTGTGAGCTGGACGTCCTGGGGCCAGACAGCGATGAGCTGCGCAAAGCCTGCCTGGAGATCCGCAGTTCGCTCAGGCGCCGGCTCTGTTTATAG